The Pyrus communis chromosome 8, drPyrComm1.1, whole genome shotgun sequence region tcctttctttgtctcaaagtttcaatccattttttttcaacaaaatgaccactggtgtaGGTATGAATTGGtcgcttcttgaagatgttgcgttgtgtactagctgggtggaagttactcatagttcacttacgggtaatgagatgtagttgcgagaaatgtggagtcttattcataccaattatcttgagaaaattggtgggaaaagaaccaaagaatcgatgtccagtcgttggaaattacttagccaatcatttagtacgtggagagacgccttggcacaagctagtagtagtAACACATGTCACTGTGAAGAAGAAGACCCACAAGAAAAATTGAACCGCAAAATGGCATGCAATAATGCCAATCAATTatgttttatttacttttagaggAAACCACAAAATGACATGCAATAATGCCAttcaattatgttttatttACTTTCAGAGGAAATCAGGGTGAGACGTGAAAGACTTGCCATTTTAATGCTTGCCCTTTCATCATCTCTTGATTTTCATTGGGATACTGACAGGTGAATACAATCGAGTCGTAGAGCTGGTGAGAATTgtgtcaaaaacaaaaccagacAAATATTCCAACTAAGAAAAATCTAGacattcaaataaaattgaGGAAAATGATTTCTGTTTTCTCCTTCTACACAACTTTGATTTTTTAATCCAACAGTTAGAAGATAAAAGAGAAGTatgggaggaaaaaaaaaaagagtgcggaaatcatttcctTAACACCAATCATATAGTACTGAAGCCTGCTcgatgcctttttttttttttttttttttttaatcacatatGAAAATGGTTCAATGGAACAATATTTTCAATACATAAACACTGTTGCCCATAAGCTAACTAAAACTgcaatacaagaaatcatgtaGTGCAGTTTTAATTAGTTGTGGGACCCACACCTCATAGATATCGGAACAACATACATGGACAAGCGAATTGGATCATCAGTGACTCTGTATAAATAAGAGGAAGCTctccctcttcctctctctctgccACAGCCGTCCAAATCGGTAGTCGCTGTCCTCTCAACCATGCATAGCATTCGCAATGTATGGATCAATGGCAATGGAACTGAACCCGCGTCTCTGCGGCAGTGTACCATGTTAGGAAAATTACATGTCCGTTTGATCACGTTGCATCCTGCTTACGTCTGCCCCGTGAATTAGTTGCTATACCATACAAGTCTTCTGTCATGTGGTTTACAAATGGGCTAACTAAAATTGTACTACCAAAAGTCTTTGCAGGAGCAGGAACCATTCTCAAAACAGTGGAAACGGTTTTGGTCTCTCACAACAACTCGGCAATTGTAAATGCGAGAAACCAGTTTGATAAACGAATGGCAATCACAGCAAACCCTTAAGTTTTTCACTATATGAATAGGAGCTCCGTTGCTAGTGTTTATTAGTCCAAATGCAAGTGCCATCTTCTCGCTGTGAAGGGTAAGTGAGCTCTCTTTGTTTTCCTCTTCAATATCCAGAAGAACTTGAGTCAGGTCAGGCTTATATCCTTCCAATTTCAACCTAGAGACCACCTCTCCTATCTTTGAAAGAACCTCGACGTTACATTTAACATCCATTTCCTTTCCCACAAGAAATTCATGAACCTTCCCGTTCACAAGGATTGAACTGGATCCGGGAATCTTTCTCACTCCTCTTTGTCTCATCATTAATCTGACCTTGCGCACATCATCCCATCTCCCAACTTTGGCGTAAATATTTGAGAGGAGAATGTAACAACTTGAGTCTTCGGGAGCTAACTCTATGGCCTTCAAGGCAGCACTTTCCCCAATTGCTACATCACCATTCTGCACACAAGCGCTGAGAATAGCTTTCCAAACAATAACATCAGCCTCCATGGGCATATTCTGTACAATCTCAACAGCATCATCCAACTGCCCACCTCTACCTAAGAGATCAATAATGCATCCATAGTGCTGAATTGTAGGGTTGATTTTGTACTTCTCCTGCATGAGTTTAAAACAAAACTTGCCCTCTTCAACTAGACCTCCATGACTACAAGCACTCAACAGTCCTAAGAAAGTGATCTCATCTGGattgatttcttttgtttccATGTCAAGGAATACCTCCAGAGCTTGATGACCAAGCCCATGCATTGCAAGGCCGGAGATCATACAGTTCCAGTCGCCGACATTTTTATAATGAGATACCTGTTTGAAGACATGATAGGCATTTTCTATATGTCCACATTTCGCATACATGTCTATAAGAGCCGAAGCAATAAACCCAGAACTCAGCTTAATCTTATTTGTCGAAATGTAAGTATGCACCCATTTGCCTTCGTCAACAAAACCCAACTCGGTGATGGCTGATAGAACACTAACAAGAGCAGGGGCATCAGGTTGAATTCTGACATTCAATATTTCCCTAAATAAAGCCAATGCTTCCTTCGGACGGTGATTGAATACATATGCTGAAACCATTGATGTCCAAGTAACCACGTCCTTTTCATTCATAGACCTAAAAACCTGCTCTGCAAGCTCACACTTCCCACTCTTCCCATACCCATCAATCATCGCATTGCACGAAACCAAGTCCCTTTCGGGCATCTTATTGAAAAGCTCATGAGCCAAATCAATCTCCCGCACCCTCA contains the following coding sequences:
- the LOC137743008 gene encoding pentatricopeptide repeat-containing protein At1g08070, chloroplastic-like, with translation MATSGSPPCMLVAQTLPTFEKCRTMSELRQLHAQIIKTNLVTHNLIINKLVSSCSLSGGLEHALSVFRRIENPNPFMFFTLIRHISDSANPLEAVVLYAHMLSSLKSFDGVEFSIPAVLKACGKSRALEEGRQVHGQVLKTQLLFDMYVANALIRMYSELGEIELAKRVFDKMHQRDVISWNSLITGCLRVREIDLAHELFNKMPERDLVSCNAMIDGYGKSGKCELAEQVFRSMNEKDVVTWTSMVSAYVFNHRPKEALALFREILNVRIQPDAPALVSVLSAITELGFVDEGKWVHTYISTNKIKLSSGFIASALIDMYAKCGHIENAYHVFKQVSHYKNVGDWNCMISGLAMHGLGHQALEVFLDMETKEINPDEITFLGLLSACSHGGLVEEGKFCFKLMQEKYKINPTIQHYGCIIDLLGRGGQLDDAVEIVQNMPMEADVIVWKAILSACVQNGDVAIGESAALKAIELAPEDSSCYILLSNIYAKVGRWDDVRKVRLMMRQRGVRKIPGSSSILVNGKVHEFLVGKEMDVKCNVEVLSKIGEVVSRLKLEGYKPDLTQVLLDIEEENKESSLTLHSEKMALAFGLINTSNGAPIHIVKNLRVCCDCHSFIKLVSRIYNCRVVVRDQNRFHCFENGSCSCKDFW